In one window of Chryseobacterium sp. JV274 DNA:
- a CDS encoding TonB-dependent receptor, which translates to MKITKIAAVFLVMAFSGKMMAQEAEKQLLIKDADDKFPIADALVKYDHGNSHTHTAADGIFAIPVKSLPDTLVISRQGYDEVKWVVTSDEDKNKVIFLQHKPFQISEVAINHSSFLSAITKVDLNKFPVNSAQDLLRKVPGLFIAQHAGGGKAEQLFLRGFDADHGTDVSVNVDGMPVNIVSHAHGQGYSDLHFVIPETVNNIDFGKGAYYMDRGDFNTAGYVDFQTYNGLKNSMIKLEGGSFNSERVLGMFNILHDDLGRKNAYIAAEYNYTDGPFDVKQNFNRVNIFGKYNQWLTDKDYFNIQFSTFNSSWNASGQIPERAVDEGIIGRWGSIDPTEGGKTSRTNLQMNFKHIISPSEQIDAMAFYSKYNFNLYSDFTFNLKDKDHGDEIQQTDGRNIYGAEVKYTKAFALANSSLNWTSGIGLRNDDINTLQLNHVYHRDMLLDRLSDVTGTETNLHAYSGLVWKTGKWTINPALRVDHFIFNMHNLLDVEQLPSGQSKEATRLSPKLNFSYAQNDNVMWFLKTGMGFHSNDLRVVVPNKNENTLPYSIGADFGVRLHPFKSLIITPALWYMDLQQEFVYVGDDAVVEPSGKSRRFGADLGVRFQPLENFYLNADINYSHARFTEEEKGQDYVPLAPVVTSTGSVNWDFLDGFSLGLQYRYLGARPAVEDNSIRTKAYFVNDLMLSYNRRKWGANVQLNNLFNVKWNEAQFATETQLKGEAEPITDLTYTPGSPFGVRVGVYYKF; encoded by the coding sequence ATGAAAATAACAAAAATAGCAGCCGTATTTCTGGTCATGGCATTCAGTGGAAAAATGATGGCGCAGGAAGCAGAAAAACAGTTGCTGATCAAAGATGCAGATGACAAATTTCCCATTGCAGATGCTTTGGTAAAATATGACCACGGGAACAGCCATACTCATACAGCGGCAGATGGTATATTTGCCATTCCTGTAAAATCACTTCCTGATACCCTTGTGATCAGCCGTCAGGGATATGATGAGGTAAAATGGGTGGTGACCAGCGATGAAGATAAAAATAAAGTTATTTTTTTACAGCATAAGCCTTTTCAGATTTCTGAAGTTGCCATCAATCACAGTTCATTTTTATCAGCCATTACAAAGGTTGATCTGAATAAATTTCCGGTAAACTCAGCGCAGGATTTATTGAGAAAAGTTCCGGGATTGTTTATTGCACAGCATGCTGGAGGAGGAAAGGCCGAACAGCTTTTTTTAAGAGGATTTGATGCCGATCACGGTACCGATGTCAGCGTTAATGTGGACGGAATGCCGGTGAATATCGTTTCTCATGCCCATGGTCAGGGATACTCAGATTTACACTTTGTGATTCCTGAAACGGTAAACAATATTGACTTCGGAAAAGGAGCCTATTATATGGATCGCGGTGATTTCAATACGGCAGGATATGTAGATTTTCAGACCTATAATGGATTGAAAAACAGTATGATTAAACTGGAAGGAGGCTCTTTCAATTCAGAAAGAGTTTTGGGAATGTTCAATATTCTGCATGATGATCTGGGAAGAAAAAATGCCTATATCGCAGCAGAATACAACTATACAGACGGCCCTTTTGATGTAAAACAGAATTTCAACAGAGTTAACATCTTCGGGAAATACAACCAATGGTTAACTGATAAAGACTATTTCAATATTCAGTTTTCAACATTCAATTCTTCATGGAATGCTTCCGGACAGATTCCGGAACGTGCCGTAGATGAAGGAATCATTGGCAGATGGGGAAGTATAGACCCTACGGAAGGCGGAAAAACTTCCAGAACAAATCTTCAGATGAATTTCAAGCACATTATATCTCCTTCTGAGCAGATTGATGCCATGGCTTTCTATTCAAAGTATAATTTCAATCTGTATTCTGATTTTACCTTTAATTTAAAAGATAAAGATCATGGAGATGAAATTCAGCAGACCGACGGAAGAAATATCTACGGTGCCGAAGTGAAATATACCAAAGCTTTTGCCCTGGCTAATAGTTCTTTAAACTGGACTTCTGGAATAGGGTTAAGGAATGATGATATCAATACTTTACAGCTTAACCATGTGTATCACAGAGATATGCTGCTTGACAGATTATCCGATGTGACAGGGACGGAAACCAACCTTCATGCTTACTCAGGATTGGTATGGAAGACAGGAAAATGGACCATTAACCCTGCTTTGAGAGTAGATCATTTTATCTTTAACATGCATAATCTGCTGGATGTAGAACAATTGCCGTCCGGACAGTCAAAAGAAGCAACAAGACTAAGCCCGAAATTGAATTTCTCCTACGCTCAGAATGATAACGTGATGTGGTTCCTGAAAACAGGGATGGGCTTCCACTCCAATGACCTGAGAGTAGTCGTTCCCAATAAAAACGAAAATACCCTTCCATATTCTATTGGAGCAGATTTTGGGGTGAGATTACATCCGTTCAAATCATTGATTATTACTCCGGCATTATGGTATATGGATCTGCAGCAGGAATTTGTTTATGTAGGAGATGATGCTGTAGTAGAACCTTCCGGAAAGTCAAGACGTTTCGGGGCCGATCTTGGAGTTCGTTTCCAGCCGTTGGAAAACTTTTATCTGAATGCCGATATCAATTATTCTCATGCAAGATTTACCGAAGAAGAAAAAGGACAGGATTACGTTCCGCTGGCTCCTGTAGTAACCAGTACAGGATCTGTAAACTGGGATTTCCTGGATGGCTTTTCTTTAGGACTTCAATACCGATATCTGGGAGCAAGACCAGCAGTAGAGGATAACAGTATCAGAACCAAAGCTTACTTTGTAAATGATCTAATGCTTTCTTATAACCGCCGGAAATGGGGTGCAAATGTTCAGCTTAACAACCTTTTCAATGTAAAATGGAATGAAGCCCAGTTTGCAACAGAAACCCAGTTGAAAGGAGAAGCAGAACCTATTACAGATCTTACTTATACACCAGGAAGTCCTTTTGGAGTAAGGGTAGGAGTGTATTATAAGTTCTAA
- a CDS encoding urea transporter, giving the protein MNEFFKKLPFIDHVLKGIGQIMLQENRWTGLLFLTGIFMGSWQCGIAVLLSTAAGTFTAMKLNYAKSEINAGLYGFSAALVGVALSFLFETTLLIWILIVLGGALAAVIQHFFIQKKIPVFTFPFIIITWILVFALHHFTHIPPSAMLSSEVVPTEYDDFLACTNGFGEVIFQGGVLSGMIFFLAVFISSPIAALYGLAASILGAGLSQLNGEPIKEIHMGLFGFNAVLSAIAFSGVKKTDGLWVLIAVLITIAIDDLLIDNHCLDIVGGVFTFPFVAGTWITLLIQKVFLKTKE; this is encoded by the coding sequence ATGAACGAATTTTTCAAAAAACTACCTTTTATAGACCATGTTTTGAAAGGAATCGGACAGATTATGCTTCAGGAAAACAGATGGACAGGACTTCTGTTTCTTACAGGAATCTTTATGGGAAGCTGGCAGTGCGGGATTGCAGTATTGCTTTCAACGGCGGCCGGAACTTTTACTGCCATGAAACTTAACTATGCTAAATCTGAAATCAATGCCGGGCTTTACGGCTTCAGTGCGGCACTTGTAGGAGTAGCGTTGTCCTTTCTATTTGAAACTACATTGCTGATCTGGATTTTAATAGTGTTGGGTGGAGCATTGGCAGCTGTTATTCAGCATTTCTTTATTCAGAAGAAAATTCCGGTGTTTACCTTTCCTTTCATTATCATTACATGGATATTGGTATTTGCACTCCATCATTTTACGCATATTCCGCCATCTGCGATGTTGAGCAGTGAAGTGGTGCCCACAGAATATGATGATTTTCTTGCCTGTACCAATGGTTTTGGCGAAGTAATATTTCAGGGTGGAGTACTTTCAGGAATGATTTTCTTTCTTGCCGTTTTCATCAGTTCTCCCATAGCCGCTTTATATGGGCTGGCAGCATCTATTCTTGGTGCAGGATTATCACAGTTGAACGGAGAGCCTATTAAAGAAATCCACATGGGATTATTTGGTTTTAATGCCGTGCTTTCAGCAATTGCTTTTTCCGGAGTTAAAAAAACAGATGGTTTATGGGTACTTATTGCCGTTCTTATCACGATTGCCATTGATGATCTTTTGATTGACAATCATTGTTTAGATATCGTGGGTGGAGTATTTACTTTTCCATTCGTAGCCGGAACGTGGATTACGCTTTTAATTCAGAAAGTATTTCTTAAAACTAAAGAATAG
- a CDS encoding urease accessory protein UreD encodes MDSRLNIIAGFKGGESYVKDLYVSLPFRVVSVGQRKSDKKLYQMVMSSSPGILDGDHYHLEVALEKGAALQLQSQSYQRLFNMKDKALQELNVSMEDETSFAYVPHPIVPHEDSNFKSKANIHIGNNSQIIISEIITCGRKHYGEVFKLKRFQNVMEIYHNNKLVVKDNVFIQPDMIPISSIGNLEQYTHQGTLIFYSTKGNVDKNGLIEEIVEAAAQHHEEMEVGVSAMDDNGFVVRALGHGGELMYNFFLYIQEILWSLE; translated from the coding sequence ATGGACAGTCGTTTAAATATTATCGCAGGATTTAAGGGAGGAGAATCCTATGTGAAAGACCTTTATGTCTCACTTCCTTTCAGAGTGGTTTCTGTAGGGCAGCGGAAAAGTGACAAAAAACTTTATCAGATGGTGATGAGCTCCTCTCCGGGAATTCTGGATGGAGACCACTACCATCTGGAGGTTGCTCTTGAAAAAGGTGCTGCGCTTCAGCTGCAGTCACAATCCTATCAGAGGCTTTTCAATATGAAGGATAAAGCACTTCAGGAGCTTAATGTTTCTATGGAAGATGAAACCTCTTTTGCTTACGTTCCTCATCCCATAGTTCCGCATGAAGATTCCAATTTTAAGAGCAAAGCGAATATTCATATTGGGAACAACAGCCAGATCATCATCAGTGAGATTATTACCTGCGGAAGAAAACATTATGGAGAAGTTTTTAAACTGAAGCGTTTTCAGAATGTGATGGAAATCTACCACAACAATAAGCTGGTAGTGAAAGATAATGTTTTCATTCAGCCTGATATGATCCCGATCAGCAGTATCGGAAATCTGGAACAGTATACCCACCAGGGAACCCTGATCTTCTATAGTACGAAGGGAAATGTAGACAAGAATGGATTGATTGAAGAGATCGTTGAAGCAGCGGCACAGCATCATGAAGAAATGGAAGTCGGAGTCTCTGCAATGGATGACAATGGTTTTGTCGTAAGAGCTTTGGGACACGGAGGAGAGTTGATGTACAACTTCTTCCTGTATATTCAGGAAATTCTCTGGTCACTCGAGTAA
- the ureG gene encoding urease accessory protein UreG, whose amino-acid sequence MENRKYIKVGVAGPVGSGKTALLERLSRKLFGKYDLGVITNDIYTKEDAEFMAKNSLLPHDRIIGVETGGCPHTAIREDASMNLEAVDELAARFPEIELVLIESGGDNLSATFSPDLADVTIFIIDVAEGEKIPRKGGPGITRSDLLIINKIDLAPYVGASLEVMENDARRMRKGNPFVFTNLKTDEGLDKVIGWIKKYALLEEIEEPNLVR is encoded by the coding sequence ATGGAAAATAGAAAATATATAAAAGTAGGAGTTGCAGGACCTGTAGGTTCAGGAAAAACTGCATTACTGGAACGTTTAAGCAGAAAATTATTCGGAAAGTATGACCTTGGAGTAATCACTAATGATATTTATACAAAAGAAGATGCTGAATTTATGGCAAAAAACAGTCTTCTTCCCCATGATAGAATTATCGGAGTAGAAACAGGAGGCTGCCCACACACTGCCATCCGCGAAGATGCAAGTATGAACCTTGAAGCCGTAGATGAGCTTGCAGCACGTTTCCCTGAAATTGAACTGGTTCTTATCGAAAGTGGAGGTGATAACCTTTCAGCGACATTCAGCCCGGACCTTGCAGACGTTACCATCTTCATTATTGACGTAGCAGAAGGAGAGAAAATTCCTAGAAAAGGAGGTCCTGGTATTACAAGATCAGACTTGTTAATTATCAATAAAATAGACCTTGCCCCGTATGTAGGAGCCAGCCTTGAAGTAATGGAAAATGATGCCAGAAGAATGAGAAAAGGAAATCCTTTTGTATTTACAAACCTTAAAACAGATGAAGGACTGGACAAAGTAATAGGTTGGATTAAAAAATATGCTCTTCTCGAGGAAATTGAAGAACCGAACTTAGTAAGATAA
- a CDS encoding urease accessory protein UreF has product MNNININFLSGLLHLADPTLPIGGYTHSNGLETYVQERIVHNLGTAKEFVQNMLQYNLKFNDGAFVKLAYEAAEKGDLQALLLLDNECNAIKCPKEIRQASQKLGIRLIKIFKRRDRFPFMEAFEKAVQNKEANSHYCIVFGVYAYLMKIPLYEALLGFYYTSVAGMITNAVKLVPLGQLDGQDILFSLYPVMEKTVWETIELDRDMIGLCNTAFDIRCMQHERLYSRLYMS; this is encoded by the coding sequence ATGAATAATATCAACATAAATTTCCTGTCAGGACTGCTTCATCTTGCAGATCCGACACTTCCCATCGGAGGGTATACTCATTCCAACGGACTTGAAACCTATGTGCAGGAAAGGATTGTACATAATTTAGGTACAGCCAAAGAATTTGTGCAGAATATGCTTCAGTACAACCTTAAATTTAATGATGGGGCTTTTGTAAAACTGGCGTATGAAGCAGCGGAAAAAGGAGATTTGCAGGCATTGTTACTTCTTGATAATGAGTGTAACGCTATAAAATGTCCGAAGGAAATCCGCCAGGCCAGTCAGAAATTGGGGATCAGGCTGATCAAAATCTTTAAAAGGAGAGACCGTTTCCCTTTTATGGAAGCGTTTGAAAAAGCAGTGCAGAATAAAGAAGCCAATTCCCATTACTGTATTGTGTTCGGAGTGTATGCTTACCTAATGAAAATTCCTTTGTATGAAGCTCTTTTAGGATTCTATTATACCTCAGTGGCGGGAATGATCACCAATGCGGTAAAGCTTGTTCCTCTTGGACAGCTGGATGGACAAGATATTTTATTTTCCCTTTATCCTGTAATGGAAAAAACAGTCTGGGAAACCATAGAGCTGGACAGAGATATGATAGGACTTTGTAATACCGCTTTCGATATCAGGTGTATGCAGCATGAGAGATTGTATTCAAGACTTTATATGTCGTAA
- the ureE gene encoding urease accessory protein UreE: MIINQITGNLSENPTGKTIDYLDLEWFETTKRIQRKKTRQGTDVAIKFLREGQRLREGDILFEDAEKIIAVNVLETEAIVMSPASLLKMGTVCYEIGNKHIPLFIQNDKVLLPFEMPMFRWLEASGFNPEKQSVKLLNLLKSNVEPHGHGSLGSTIFTKILKMAAPKDE, translated from the coding sequence ATGATAATTAATCAAATCACAGGCAATCTCTCTGAAAATCCTACAGGGAAAACCATAGATTATCTTGATCTGGAATGGTTTGAAACTACCAAAAGAATCCAGCGCAAAAAAACCAGACAGGGAACTGACGTTGCGATCAAGTTTCTCAGAGAAGGACAGCGTTTGCGTGAAGGAGATATTCTTTTTGAGGATGCGGAAAAAATAATCGCGGTAAATGTTCTGGAGACGGAAGCGATCGTGATGTCACCTGCTTCGCTCCTGAAAATGGGTACCGTATGTTATGAGATCGGAAACAAACATATTCCGCTCTTCATTCAGAATGATAAAGTATTGCTTCCTTTTGAAATGCCGATGTTCAGATGGCTGGAGGCAAGCGGTTTCAACCCGGAGAAACAATCTGTGAAACTGCTGAATCTTCTTAAATCCAATGTAGAACCCCACGGGCATGGAAGTCTGGGATCAACAATCTTTACAAAAATCTTAAAAATGGCAGCTCCGAAAGATGAATAA
- the ureC gene encoding urease subunit alpha, with the protein MSLHVDRKQYANILGPTAGDKIRLGDTEIIIEIEKDFTHYGDEAVFGGGKTVRDGMGQNVTAKRDEGVLDLCITGAVIIDHWGIIKGDIGIKDGKIVGIGKAGNPDTMDGVSPNMIIGASTEVHGGKGYIVTAGGIDTHIHYICPQQIETSLYSGITTMIGGGTGPNDGTNATTVTPGKFNMQKMLEAAEEYPMNLGFFGKGNCSAEEPIEEQVEAGALGVKIHEDWGATPATIDAALKVADKYDVQVAIHTDTLNEGGFLEDTMRAINGRVIHTFHTEGAGGGHAPDIIKAAMYPNVLPASTNPTRPYTVNTIDEHLDMLMVCHHLSKNIPEDVAFADSRIRPETIAAEDILHDMGVFSIMSSDSQAMGRPGEVITRTWQTASKMKEQRGDLAEDQDSGNDNYRAKRYVAKYTINPAIAHGISEYVGSLEEGKLADLVIWKPALFGVKPEMIVKGGFVIAAKMGDPNASIPTPQPIIYRNMFGAHGKAKFGICANFVSQVSIDNGTIASYKLEKMILPVKNCRNISKKDLIHNDKTPLIEVNPENYKVTVDGEYITCEPAETLPLTQLYYLF; encoded by the coding sequence ATGAGCTTACACGTAGACAGAAAACAATACGCCAATATATTAGGTCCTACAGCCGGAGACAAAATCAGATTGGGAGACACTGAAATAATCATTGAAATTGAAAAAGATTTCACTCACTATGGAGACGAAGCCGTTTTCGGAGGAGGAAAAACAGTCCGTGACGGAATGGGACAGAATGTTACTGCTAAAAGAGATGAAGGTGTTCTGGACCTTTGCATCACAGGAGCTGTCATCATTGACCATTGGGGAATTATAAAAGGTGATATCGGAATCAAAGACGGAAAGATCGTAGGAATCGGAAAAGCAGGTAACCCTGATACAATGGATGGTGTAAGTCCTAATATGATTATTGGAGCTTCAACTGAAGTCCACGGTGGAAAAGGATATATCGTAACAGCCGGAGGTATTGATACCCATATTCACTACATCTGTCCTCAACAGATCGAAACATCTCTATACAGCGGGATCACAACAATGATTGGCGGTGGTACAGGTCCGAATGACGGAACTAATGCTACAACAGTGACTCCGGGAAAATTCAATATGCAGAAAATGCTTGAGGCAGCAGAAGAATATCCTATGAACCTTGGTTTCTTCGGAAAAGGAAACTGTTCGGCAGAAGAACCTATTGAAGAGCAGGTAGAAGCAGGTGCTTTAGGTGTGAAAATCCATGAAGACTGGGGAGCAACTCCCGCAACAATTGATGCAGCACTGAAAGTAGCGGATAAATATGACGTTCAGGTTGCTATCCATACCGATACGCTGAATGAAGGAGGATTCCTTGAAGATACAATGAGAGCAATCAACGGAAGAGTGATCCATACATTCCATACAGAAGGAGCTGGTGGAGGTCACGCCCCGGATATCATTAAAGCAGCAATGTACCCAAATGTACTGCCCGCTTCTACAAATCCTACACGTCCTTATACAGTCAATACGATTGATGAGCACTTAGATATGTTGATGGTTTGTCATCACCTGAGCAAGAATATTCCTGAAGATGTAGCTTTTGCAGATTCCCGTATTCGCCCTGAAACCATTGCAGCAGAAGATATTCTTCATGACATGGGCGTTTTCAGCATCATGAGTTCGGATTCTCAGGCGATGGGAAGACCGGGAGAAGTGATTACAAGAACATGGCAGACGGCAAGCAAAATGAAGGAGCAGAGAGGTGATTTAGCTGAAGATCAGGATAGTGGAAACGATAATTACCGTGCAAAAAGATATGTGGCTAAATATACCATCAATCCCGCTATTGCACATGGTATTTCAGAATATGTAGGATCTCTTGAAGAAGGTAAATTGGCAGATTTGGTGATCTGGAAGCCTGCATTATTCGGAGTAAAACCGGAAATGATTGTAAAAGGAGGGTTTGTGATTGCTGCTAAAATGGGAGATCCAAATGCATCTATTCCAACACCTCAGCCAATTATTTACAGAAATATGTTCGGAGCTCATGGAAAAGCCAAGTTTGGTATTTGTGCGAATTTCGTTTCTCAGGTTTCTATCGACAACGGAACCATTGCTTCTTACAAATTGGAGAAAATGATTCTTCCGGTAAAAAATTGTAGAAATATTTCCAAAAAAGACCTTATTCATAACGATAAGACTCCTTTAATTGAAGTGAACCCTGAAAACTATAAAGTAACGGTAGACGGTGAGTACATCACTTGCGAACCTGCGGAAACACTTCCTTTAACACAGCTGTATTACTTATTCTAA
- the ureB gene encoding urease subunit beta produces MIPGEIFVKEGTIICNEGRETVKIKVTNTGDRPIQVGSHFHFFEVNKAMSFDREKAFGKRLNIVASTAVRFEPGEEKEVELVEIGGTKKAMGFNNLVDGQIDSEEQKKASLAKVEELNFKNH; encoded by the coding sequence ATGATACCAGGAGAAATTTTTGTAAAAGAAGGTACAATTATCTGCAATGAAGGCAGAGAAACTGTAAAAATAAAAGTAACAAACACCGGAGACCGTCCTATTCAGGTGGGTTCACACTTCCACTTTTTTGAAGTCAATAAAGCGATGAGCTTTGACCGTGAAAAAGCTTTCGGAAAGAGACTGAATATTGTAGCAAGTACTGCAGTAAGGTTTGAACCGGGAGAAGAAAAAGAAGTGGAATTGGTAGAAATAGGAGGAACCAAAAAAGCAATGGGCTTCAACAACCTTGTCGACGGACAGATAGATTCCGAAGAACAGAAAAAGGCAAGCCTTGCAAAAGTTGAAGAATTAAACTTTAAAAATCATTAA
- the ureA gene encoding urease subunit gamma gives MHLTPRETEKLMLFLAGELALKRKARGLKLNYPESIALISHFLLEGARDGKKVAELMQEGANLLTKDDVMPGVSEMIHDVQIEATFPDGTKLVTVHNPIR, from the coding sequence ATGCACTTAACACCGAGAGAAACGGAAAAGCTTATGCTATTTCTGGCAGGCGAACTCGCTCTAAAAAGAAAGGCAAGAGGCCTTAAATTAAACTATCCTGAATCAATTGCACTCATCAGCCACTTTTTGCTTGAAGGAGCAAGAGATGGAAAAAAAGTAGCCGAACTGATGCAGGAAGGCGCTAATCTTCTTACTAAAGATGACGTAATGCCCGGCGTATCAGAAATGATCCACGATGTTCAGATTGAAGCCACTTTCCCTGATGGGACTAAGCTGGTAACCGTACACAACCCAATCCGCTAA
- the pruA gene encoding L-glutamate gamma-semialdehyde dehydrogenase produces MSKAISQVPLAVNEPVNSYEPGSPEVKSLIDTYKKMWAEKVEVPMIINGKEVKTDTKVQLQSPQDHAHDFGFYYQGGMQHVDDAINAALAAKQEWNELGWEQRAAIFLKAADLLAGPYRDVINAATMIGQSKNVHQAEIDAACEFIDFLRFNVEFMTEMYAEQPVSDNGIWNRVEYRPLEGFCFAVTPFNFTAISGNLPTCMAMLGNVVVWKPSDKQVYSAKVIMDVLIEAGLPAGVINMIFTDGKETAEKVLAHRDFAGLHFTGSTKVFQGMWKMIGDNIHNYRTYPRIVGETGGKDFVIAHPSANVEAVATALVRGAFEYQGQKCSAASRAYVPKSLWADVKKVMETQMNSIKVGSPEDTSNFVNAVIDKNSFEKCKGYIDRANASDEASVAIGGKVDDSKGWFVHPTVIETTNPHYESMVEEIFGPILSIFVYEDKDWKETLKLVDSTSPYSLTGSVFSQDRYAINEAYKALENASGNFYINDKPTGAVVGQQPFGGGRASGTNDKAGSKMNLLRWTSVRSVKETFVSPKNYKYPYLG; encoded by the coding sequence ATGTCAAAAGCAATTTCGCAAGTACCATTAGCGGTAAATGAGCCGGTAAATTCTTATGAACCGGGATCTCCGGAAGTTAAAAGCCTTATCGACACTTATAAAAAAATGTGGGCTGAAAAGGTGGAAGTTCCAATGATTATCAATGGAAAAGAAGTGAAAACTGATACAAAAGTACAGCTTCAGTCTCCACAGGATCATGCTCATGACTTCGGTTTCTATTATCAGGGTGGTATGCAGCATGTGGATGACGCTATCAACGCGGCATTGGCAGCTAAACAAGAATGGAATGAACTAGGCTGGGAACAGCGTGCAGCAATTTTCTTAAAGGCAGCTGATCTTTTGGCTGGTCCTTACAGAGATGTGATTAATGCTGCAACAATGATCGGACAGTCTAAGAATGTACACCAGGCTGAAATTGATGCAGCTTGTGAATTCATCGACTTCTTAAGATTCAATGTAGAGTTCATGACAGAAATGTATGCTGAGCAGCCGGTTTCTGACAATGGAATCTGGAACCGCGTTGAATACAGACCATTAGAAGGATTCTGCTTTGCAGTAACTCCGTTCAACTTTACTGCTATTTCCGGAAACCTTCCTACTTGTATGGCAATGTTAGGAAACGTTGTAGTTTGGAAGCCGTCTGACAAGCAGGTATATTCTGCAAAAGTAATTATGGATGTATTAATTGAAGCTGGTCTTCCTGCGGGAGTTATCAACATGATCTTTACAGATGGAAAAGAAACTGCTGAAAAAGTATTGGCACACCGTGATTTTGCTGGTCTTCACTTCACAGGTTCTACAAAAGTATTCCAGGGAATGTGGAAAATGATTGGTGATAATATCCACAACTACAGAACATATCCAAGAATTGTTGGAGAAACAGGAGGGAAAGATTTTGTAATCGCTCACCCATCTGCTAACGTAGAAGCTGTAGCTACTGCATTGGTAAGAGGTGCTTTCGAATATCAGGGACAAAAATGTTCAGCTGCTTCAAGAGCTTATGTACCTAAGTCTCTTTGGGCTGACGTGAAAAAAGTAATGGAAACTCAGATGAATTCTATTAAAGTAGGTTCTCCAGAAGATACTTCTAACTTTGTAAACGCAGTAATTGACAAAAATTCTTTCGAGAAATGTAAAGGATATATCGACAGAGCAAATGCTTCAGATGAAGCTTCTGTAGCAATCGGTGGAAAAGTTGATGATTCTAAAGGATGGTTTGTACACCCAACAGTAATTGAAACTACAAATCCTCACTACGAAAGTATGGTAGAAGAGATCTTCGGGCCAATCTTATCAATCTTTGTATATGAAGATAAGGACTGGAAAGAAACGCTAAAACTTGTAGATTCTACTTCTCCTTATTCATTAACAGGTTCTGTATTCTCACAAGACCGTTACGCGATCAATGAAGCTTATAAAGCTTTAGAGAATGCTTCAGGTAACTTCTACATCAATGATAAACCAACAGGTGCTGTAGTAGGACAACAGCCTTTCGGTGGTGGTAGAGCTTCAGGAACAAATGATAAAGCAGGTTCTAAAATGAATCTTCTGAGATGGACCTCTGTAAGAAGTGTAAAAGAAACTTTTGTTTCTCCAAAAAACTACAAATATCCTTATTTGGGATAA
- a CDS encoding cytochrome C551, producing the protein MKKLLLTVIGIGIFAVSCGTKESTMSSSNRDSATVENTQKSIPPTTTDTMTTKMTNPDSVKIKKDSAVMSPVK; encoded by the coding sequence ATGAAAAAGTTATTGCTAACAGTCATTGGAATAGGAATATTTGCAGTGAGCTGTGGAACCAAAGAATCGACAATGTCATCGAGCAATCGTGATTCAGCGACAGTAGAAAATACTCAAAAAAGTATACCGCCTACAACCACTGATACAATGACTACAAAAATGACAAATCCTGACAGTGTCAAGATAAAAAAAGATTCAGCGGTAATGTCTCCAGTCAAATAG